From Zerene cesonia ecotype Mississippi chromosome 16, Zerene_cesonia_1.1, whole genome shotgun sequence, one genomic window encodes:
- the LOC119832987 gene encoding uncharacterized protein LOC119832987 encodes MRIEIPECRRCLFCMPLRYGVLTFGYISLIFSLLCIALEIFLGIDDLAGVTRITYRGNEFLTRSWLAIFLYLVDIAFVIVLLFGAHMKRVRLLIIYYYYGITTTLASFLMITIADISRDSVYMIIDVCFVFLALVIHIYMLFMVRSLIKKLRQASGLSYVNHVSEVLVESPEEQCRNPL; translated from the exons atgcggATAGAAATTCCGGAGTGCAGGAGGTGTTTATTTTGCATGCCTTTGCGTTATGGTGTACTCACTTTTGGATATATTAGCCTG ATATTTTCATTGCTATGTATAGCTCTGGAGATATTTCTAGGTATTGATGATTTAGCCGGTGTTACCAGAATAACATATCGTGGAAATGAATTCCTAACCCGATCTTGGTTGGCCATATTTCTTTACTTGGTGGATATTGCCTTCGTCATAGTGCTGTTGTTTGGGGCGCAtatg AAGCGAGTACGTctgctaataatatattattattatggaatCACAACCACGCTGGCTTCCTTTCTGATGATAACAATAGCTGATATATCTAGGGACTCAGTATATATGATTATTGATGTGTGCTTTGTTTTCCTTGCGCTtg TTATCCATATCTACATGCTGTTCATGGTGCGGAGTTTGATAAAAAAGCTACGACAAGCCAGCGGTTTGAGCTACGTGAACCACGTGTCAGAGGTTTTAGTGGAATCACCTGAGGAGCAATGCAGGAATCCCCTATAG